From a single Saccharomyces kudriavzevii IFO 1802 strain IFO1802 genome assembly, chromosome: 15 genomic region:
- the ADE2 gene encoding phosphoribosylaminoimidazole carboxylase ADE2 (similar to Saccharomyces cerevisiae ADE2 (YOR128C); ancestral locus Anc_5.455), giving the protein MDSRTVGILGGGQLGRMIVEAANRLNIKTVILDAENSPAKQITNSNEHVNGSFSNPLDIEKLAGKCDVLTIEIEHVDVPTLKNLQVKHPKLKIYPSPETIGLIQDKYIQKEHLIKNGIAVTKSVPVEQPSETSLLKVGNDFGFPFVLKSRTLAYDGRGNFVVKNKDTISEALEALKNRPLYAEKWAPFTKELAVMIVRSVDGLVFSYPIVETIHKDNICDLCYAPARVPDSVQLKAKLLAENAIKSFPGCGIFGVEMFYLETGELLINEIAPRPHNSGHYTIDACVTSQFEAHLRSILDLPMPKNFTSFSTITTNAIMLNVLGDKQTKDKELETCKRALATPGSSVYLYGKESKPNRKVGHINIISSSMDECEQRLNYITGRTDIPIKISVAQKLDLEAMTKPLVGIIMGSDSDLPVMSAACTVLEDFGVPFEVTIVSAHRTPHRMSAYAISAGQRGIKTIIAGAGGAAHLPGMVAAMTPLPVIGVPVKGSCLDGVDSLHSIVQMPRGVPVATVAINNSTNAALLAVRLLGAYDSKYTTRMENFLLKQEEEVLAKAQKLETIGYEAYLESK; this is encoded by the coding sequence ATGGATTCTAGAACAGTTGGTATATTAGGTGGCGGACAATTAGGGCGCATGATTGTTGAAGCCGCTAACAGGCTCAACATCAAGACGGTCATATTGGATGCTGAAAATTCTCCTGCGAAGCAAATAACCAACTCCAATGAGCACGTCAACGGCTCCTTCTCAAATCCTCTTGATATCGAAAAATTAGCTGGAAAATGTGATGTATTGACTATTGAGATTGAGCATGTTGACGTTCCAACATTGAAGAATCTTCAGGTCAAACACcccaaattgaaaatttacCCTTCTCCAGAAACAATTGGGTTGATACAAGACAAATACATTCAAAAAGAGCATCtaatcaaaaatggtatcGCTGTCACGAAAAGCGTTCCTGTGGAACAACCTAGTGAAACGTCACTATTGAAAGTTGGAAATGATTTCGGCTTCCCATTTGTTCTCAAATCGAGAACTTTAGCGTACGATGGGAGAGGCAACTTTGTTGTTAAGAATAAGGACACAATTTCGGAAGCTTTGGAAGCATTGAAGAATCGCCCTTTGTATGCTGAAAAATGGGCACCATTTACTAAAGAATTAGCAGTCATGATTGTAAGATCTGTCGATGGTTTGGTGTTTTCATACCCGATTGTAGAAACCATTCACAAAGACAATATTTGTGACCTATGTTACGCACCAGCCAGAGTCCCAGATTCCGTTCAGCTTAAGGCAAAGTTATTGGCTGAAAACGCAATCAAATCTTTCCCCGGTTGCGGTATATTTGGTGTAGAAATGTTCTACCTAGAAACTGGAGAATTGCTAATTAACGAAATTGCTCCAAGACCCCACAACTCTGGGCATTACACAATTGATGCCTGTGTTACCTCCCAATTCGAAGCTCATTTAAGGTCAATCTTAGATTTGCCGATGCCAAAGAATTTTACATCTTTTTCTACCATCACAACAAACGCCATAATGCTGAATGTTCTTGGAGATAAGCAAACGAAAGATAAAGAACTAGAAACATGCAAAAGAGCTTTGGCTACTCCAGGCTCGTCGGTATATTTATACGGTAAAGAGTCCAAACCCAACAGAAAAGTGGGTCATATAAATATCATATCTTCAAGTATGGACGAATGTGAACAAAGACTGAATTACATCACAGGCAGAACCGATATCCCAATCAAAATTTCTGTTGCTCAAAAGTTGGATTTAGAGGCAATGACCAAACCATTGGTTGGTATTATAATGGGATCAGACTCTGATTTGCCAGTGATGTCTGCCGCATGTACGgttttggaagattttgGTGTTCCATTTGAGGTGACAATAGTCTCCGCTCATAGAACTCCACATAGAATGTCAGCATATGCCATTTCAGCAGGTCAGCGCGGTATCAAGACAATTATCGCAGGTGCCGGTGGTGCAGCCCATTTACCGGGCATGGTGGCGGCAATGACACCACTGCCTGTCATCGGTGTACCTGTTAAAGGTTCTTGTCTAGATGGTGTAGATTCTTTACATTCAATCGTGCAAATGCCTAGAGGTGTTCCAGTAGCCACTGTTGCCATTAACAATAGTACAAATGCCGCATTATTGGCCGTCAGATTGCTTGGTGCTTATGATTCAAAGTATACTACAAGaatggaaaattttctattgaagcaagaggaagaagttCTCGCTAAAGCACAAAAATTAGAAACCATCGGTTACGAAGCTTATTTAGAAAGCAAAtaa
- the AFI1 gene encoding Afi1p (similar to Saccharomyces cerevisiae AFI1 (YOR129C); ancestral locus Anc_5.457) — translation MLRREVSKSRSSPGMENESSPFEMPNVSYIISAEFHNKLGPIVKHQYPKNIPGFKQSLHGEHNDNTSVSMNLANLMIPSSIERNPGKQDITVFTLYCNKFTQNYQLFPVPKDPRFNFNLHHRDQPDSNVGDSIHFDAENNHNVQNNRYTIVLDDDDELESQEVQDNQKVSDDEPLFFINVANTILDATNDRGAVIKSIAIGTPLKTFFAFKNILVLVLDLYMKAPSQDVATDILINCFNMLNSIDLSLINNIHSKTSIQDVLHSIHDESVFTKIFFDSDSTLKKLFRIHGFETKDKYGNTVTFHDQFIQYHFTKFKSKTLPSYFSKIPLQFDMIKRAPIYIENDYNELVLKFLNRFIPYLPKAGSKAKVWKLAINSTKLSKEDLCAFILSLANITANYAGDLPSYFKGNTTLIFPYMDISLVDSLRAYLTSSDNSIGCSAIIGTANPVFQYQLDIWDYYYNMDEDILYKNNGTEKLDTRVEIKNGSNALKKIFNRPHFSSYVVAENQFRLGRKLFSLLVDEYHDSDTMMGVLRRLNVLQLENLIGILKRREISSDIALKDEYIMFYKDFFIFPEFFDYFTLHSIELLSNLDNCLFSLGNAGLLFSTEQTYSRLSQILDIVKELFRMISISKTNVEKFLNACLNYSPSIILPSAESETNNFSKWSFEKEVHRGFNNYNSYMGIERDTHGVLLSSIDLFTQVYSFDILALFLTFTARDCRQRLPSTKSLTRKRTYLSRIAQSYSFRQFLQMSAHHTVRISGSNGQGFRNSGQSEFTNASSIITPKLKASPLLERRAFKISQAIVNLLYKLECHPIGRVLLGKYLHDQFREAYEELKIHVFDRKKDSGGTNPSNASSIIPSPCLATASVSLSLKRTEMSNNLKKISEQPESVDDTMGSPRKND, via the coding sequence ATGTTGCGCAGAGAAGTAAGCAAGtctagaagttctcctgGGATGGAAAATGAATCATCCCCATTCGAGATGCCGAATGTTAGTTACATAATATCTGCAGAATTCCATAACAAGCTGGGTCCTATCGTGAAGCATCAATATCCGAAAAATATTCCAGGGTTTAAGCAGTCCTTACACGGAGAACATAACGACAATACGTCAGTGTCCATGAACTTGGCAAATTTAATGATTCCAAGTAGTATAGAACGAAATCCCGGTAAACAAGATATCACAGTGTTTACTCTTTATTGCAATAAGTTTACTCAAAATTACCAACTCTTTCCAGTACCGAAAGACCCTcgtttcaatttcaatctGCATCATCGTGATCAACCGGACAGCAACGTTGGTGATAGCATACATTTCGATGCTGAAAATAATCATAATGTACAGAACAATAGATACACTATTGTCCtagatgacgatgatgaattggaaTCGCAGGAAGTTCAGGACAACCAGAAAGTCTCGGACGATGagcctttatttttcatcaatgtGGCTAATACAATCCTGGATGCCACAAATGATCGAGGGGCTGTAATCAAGTCGATTGCCATCGGCACACCAttaaaaacattttttgcaTTTAAGAACATTCTTGTGTTAGTGTTGGATTTGTATATGAAAGCTCCCTCTCAGGATGTTGCTACAGACATACTTATTAACTGCTTTAATATGCTAAACAGCATCGATCTCTCATTGATTAATAATATACATTCCAAAACTAGTATACAAGATGTGTTACATTCCATCCATGACGAATCTGTTTTTaccaaaatattctttgattctGATTCCACTTTAAAGAAACTATTTCGCATACATGGCTTTGAAACTAAAGATAAATACGGTAATACTGTGACGTTCCACGACCAATTCATCCAGTACCACTTTACGAAATTCAAGTCAAAGACGCTCCCGTcctatttttcaaaaatccCATTGCAGTTCGATATGATCAAAAGAGCGCCTATTTACATTGAGAATGACTATAATGAATTGGTTCTGAAATTTCTGAATAGGTTCATTCCGTATCTCCCTAAGGCCGGCTCGAAAGCCAAGGTATGGAAATTAGCGATCAACTCAACTAAACTGAGCAAAGAAGATCTTTGTGCTTTCATTTTATCATTAGCCAATATAACAGCCAATTATGCTGGCGACTTACCATCATACTTCAAAGGAAATACAACGTTGATTTTTCCCTATATGGACATATCTCTCGTTGATAGCTTACGAGCGTATTTAACATCAAGTGATAATTCCATCGGATGTTCTGCAATTATTGGGACTGCCAATCCGGTTTTTCAGTATCAGTTAGATATTTGGGACTATTACTATAATATGGATGAGGACATACtctataaaaataatggaaCCGAAAAATTAGACACAAGGGTAGAAATAAAGAACGGATCCAATGCcctcaaaaaaatattcaatagacctcatttttcatcttaCGTAGTTGCTGAAAATCAGTTTAGATTAGGCCGGAAgctcttttctcttcttgttgaTGAATATCATGATAGTGATACCATGATGGGTGTATTGAGAAGGTTGAATGTACTTCAACTGGAAAATCTTATTggcattttgaaaaggcgAGAAATATCATCCGATATAGCGCTAAAAGATGAATATATCATGTTCTATAAGgactttttcatcttcccGGAGTTCTTCGATTATTTCACATTGCATAGTATTGAATTACTATCCAACTTAGATAATTGTCTCTTTAGCCTGGGAAACGCAGGTCTGTTATTTTCCACAGAGCAGACGTATTCTCGACTTAGTCAGATACTAGACATTGTTAAAGAGCTGTTTCGCATGATATCTATAAGTAAGACAAACGTTGAGAAATTCTTAAACGCTTGCCTAAACTATTCTCCATCTATAATATTACCATCGGCTGAATCAGAGacaaataatttttctaagtggagttttgaaaaagaagttcaTCGGGGATTTAATAACTACAACAGCTATATGGGCATAGAAAGAGACACCCACGGTGTTTTATTGTCTTCGATAGATCTCTTCACCCAAGTTTACAGCTTTGATATCCTAGCCCTTTTCCTTACATTTACTGCAAGGGATTGCAGACAAAGGTTACCTTCCACGAAGTCTCTGACCAGGAAAAGGACCTACTTGTCTAGAATAGCTCAGTCATATTCGTTTAGGCAGTTTTTACAAATGAGCGCACACCATACCGTAAGAATATCGGGAAGTAATGGACAGGGCTTTAGAAACTCTGGGCAATCTGAATTTACAAATGCATCTTCAATCATCACCCCTAAATTGAAGGCCTCTCCCCTGTTAGAACGAAGAGCATTCAAAATCAGTCAGGCCATCGTAAATTTACTTTATAAATTAGAATGTCATCCTATAGGTAGAGTCCTATTGGGAAAATACCTCCACGACCAATTTCGAGAGGCCTATGAGGAATTGAAAATACATGTTTTTGACAGAAAAAAGGACTCCGGTGGCACAAATCCAAGCAACGCATCCTCTATCATACCCTCACCATGCCTCGCCACCGCATCGGTATCTTTGTCGCTAAAAAGAACTGAAATGTCAAataatctgaaaaaaatcagcgAACAGCCAGAATCTGTAGATGACACAATGGGGTCTCCTCGAAAAAATGACTGA
- the ORT1 gene encoding Ort1p (similar to Saccharomyces cerevisiae ORT1 (YOR130C); ancestral locus Anc_5.461), with product MEDSKKKGLIESAVLDIVNGSIAGACGKLIEFPFDTVKVRLQTQASNVFPTTWSCIKYTYQHEGIARGFFQGIASPLVGASLENATLFVSYNQCSKLLEKYTNVSSLGEILISGGVAGSCASLVLTPVELVKCKLQVANLNSIATEVRHTKVLPTIKAIIAERGLAGLWQGQSGTFIRESFGGVAWFATYELVKKALKDRHPLENPRRDESKIWELLVSGGSAGLAFNASIFPADTVKSVMQTEHISLTNAVKKISNKFGIKGFYRGLGITLFRAVPANAAVFYIFETLSAL from the coding sequence ATGGAAGAcagtaaaaagaaaggattGATAGAGAGCGCTGTACTTGATATAGTAAATGGTTCCATTGCAGGTGCATGTGGTAAACTAATCGAGTTTCCTTTCGATACAGTGAAAGTAAGGTTACAAACACAAGCATCCAATGTATTTCCAACAACATGGTCTTGTATAAAGTACACTTACCAGCATGAAGGTATAGCACGAGGATTCTTTCAGGGCATTGCCTCGCCTTTAGTTGGGGCATCTCTTGAGAACGCTACCTTATTTGTTTCATATAATCAATGTTCCAAACTTTTAGAGAAGTATACAAATGTTTCCTCACTAGGAGAGATTCTGATTTCTGGTGGAGTGGCGGGTTCGTGTGCAAGCCTGGTACTAACACCTGTAGAGCTAGTAAAGTGTAAGTTGCAAGTCGCCAACCTAAACAGTATAGCCACCGAAGTGAGACATACAAAGGTGCTTCCTACAATAAAGGCGATTATAGCCGAGAGAGGTTTAGCTGGATTGTGGCAAGGACAATCAGGTACCTTTATTCGAGAGAGTTTCGGAGGTGTCGCCTGGTTTGCGACTTATGAATTGGTTAAGAAGGCTCTGAAAGACAGGCATCCTCTTGAAAACCCAAGAAGAGATGAAAGTAAAATCTGGGAATTGCTTGTTAGTGGTGGGAGTGCCGGTTTGGCATTTAACGCTAGTATTTTCCCTGCAGATACTGTGAAGTCAGTAATGCAAACGGAGCATATAAGCCTCACCAATGCAGTGAAAAAGATTTCCAACAAGTTTGGAATAAAAGGATTTTATAGAGGGTTAGGTATAACTCTTTTTAGAGCTGTACCGGCCAACGCTGCCGTTTTTTACATCTTTGAAACCCTCTCTGCACTGTAA